The Dehalogenimonas sp. THU2 genome has a window encoding:
- a CDS encoding acetyl-CoA carboxylase biotin carboxylase subunit produces the protein MISKILVANRGEIAIRVMRACRELGIKTVAVYSEADQDAFFASYADEAYLLGPAPATLSYLNMDKIIEIARASGAEAIHPGYGFLSENPAFARACEKAKILFIGPPSHVLDLTGNKITAREEAVKAGVPVIPGTGECPADFSHLQDELGDIGYPLIVKPAGGGGGIGMVIARNDADLQRALCSSPEMAKKYFGVASVYVEKYIERPRHIEFQILADNQGNIIHLGERECSIQRFHSKVIEESPSPALTPELRAEMGAAAVNLARAIKYVGAGTVEFIYSEGRYYFLEVNARIQVEHPVTEMITGIDLVKEQINIATGLSLSIKQEDVKTNGWAIECRINAEDPLRNFMPSPGKLAGYRSPGGIGIRVDSGVHNGYTIPDCYHPMISKLVAWGRDRNEAIMRMRRALSEYIILGVDTNLLLHKAILENSRFIAGDLDTDFISREISLLADMQRIRERDKNINVRMEQIFVRPK, from the coding sequence ATGATTTCAAAGATATTGGTTGCCAACCGCGGCGAGATTGCGATTCGGGTCATGCGAGCCTGCCGTGAACTCGGTATCAAAACGGTGGCTGTTTATTCCGAGGCTGACCAGGACGCCTTTTTCGCCAGCTACGCCGATGAAGCCTACCTGCTGGGACCGGCGCCGGCCACCCTGAGCTACCTCAATATGGATAAGATCATCGAAATAGCCAGGGCCTCCGGCGCCGAAGCCATACACCCCGGGTACGGTTTTCTATCCGAAAACCCCGCCTTTGCCCGAGCCTGTGAGAAAGCCAAGATCCTTTTCATTGGTCCCCCGTCCCACGTGCTCGACCTGACGGGCAACAAGATCACCGCCCGCGAGGAAGCGGTCAAAGCCGGGGTGCCGGTGATCCCCGGCACCGGTGAATGTCCCGCTGATTTCTCCCACCTTCAGGATGAACTCGGCGATATCGGCTACCCACTCATCGTCAAGCCGGCTGGCGGCGGCGGCGGTATCGGCATGGTCATCGCCCGGAACGACGCCGACCTGCAGCGCGCCCTGTGTTCTTCCCCGGAGATGGCGAAAAAGTATTTCGGCGTGGCCAGCGTGTATGTCGAAAAATACATTGAACGGCCGCGTCACATCGAGTTCCAGATACTGGCCGATAACCAGGGTAATATCATCCACCTGGGAGAGCGTGAGTGCTCCATCCAGCGTTTCCACTCCAAGGTGATCGAGGAATCCCCGTCACCGGCGCTGACGCCCGAGTTGAGAGCGGAGATGGGCGCGGCGGCGGTCAACCTGGCACGGGCTATCAAATATGTGGGCGCCGGTACGGTGGAGTTCATCTATTCCGAAGGGCGTTACTACTTCCTGGAGGTCAACGCCCGCATCCAGGTGGAACACCCGGTCACCGAGATGATCACCGGGATCGACCTGGTCAAGGAACAGATCAATATCGCCACCGGACTATCTCTTTCCATCAAACAGGAAGATGTAAAAACCAACGGTTGGGCTATCGAATGCCGCATCAACGCCGAAGATCCACTGCGGAACTTCATGCCTTCACCCGGCAAGCTGGCGGGTTACCGCTCGCCAGGCGGTATCGGCATCCGGGTGGATTCCGGTGTGCATAACGGTTACACCATCCCCGACTGCTACCACCCCATGATCAGCAAGCTGGTAGCCTGGGGCCGCGACCGCAACGAGGCCATCATGCGCATGCGGCGGGCGCTCAGCGAATATATCATCCTGGGCGTGGACACCAACCTCCTGCTGCATAAGGCGATACTGGAAAATTCCCGCTTCATCGCGGGAGACCTGGACACCGACTTCATCAGCCGTGAGATATCCCTCCTGGCCGACATGCAGCGTATCAGGGAGCGGGACAAGAACATCAACGTGCGGATGGAGCAGATCTTCGTCCGGCCGAAATAG
- a CDS encoding PIG-L family deacetylase yields MTGGTEQSSNRGMISDKTLLYIGAHPDDESFGPGATLAHYAAKGMKVYYACATRGEAGTIDPQFLTSGLTTTGEVRWAELECAGKALGLAGIFHLGYRDSGMAGSADNDHPDALCNAPIEAVTERIVKIIREVTPQVILTHDPCGDYGHPDHIAIHKAVTAAFHAAGEGSKFPESGAPFQPMKLYYSVFPRKLLKTAVRLLPLFGQDPKRFGRNNDIDLTALAGENLPVNAIVSLDKCDLEARDKASACHRSQLEGGPPRRGLLKILDRITGRRDTFTRAHPPTIDKREKDLFERV; encoded by the coding sequence ATGACAGGCGGCACAGAACAATCATCGAACCGGGGCATGATCTCGGATAAAACCCTGCTCTACATCGGAGCACATCCGGACGATGAAAGTTTCGGCCCCGGCGCCACTCTGGCGCACTATGCCGCAAAGGGGATGAAGGTCTACTACGCTTGCGCCACACGGGGTGAGGCCGGCACCATCGACCCGCAATTCCTTACGTCCGGCCTGACGACCACCGGCGAAGTCCGCTGGGCGGAACTCGAATGCGCTGGAAAGGCCCTGGGGCTGGCTGGTATCTTCCACCTGGGCTACCGGGACTCCGGTATGGCCGGCAGCGCCGACAATGATCATCCGGACGCCCTCTGCAACGCTCCAATCGAAGCAGTCACCGAACGCATCGTCAAGATCATTCGTGAAGTCACCCCTCAGGTCATCCTCACTCACGACCCATGCGGCGACTACGGCCACCCCGACCATATCGCCATACACAAGGCAGTTACCGCGGCTTTTCACGCCGCCGGCGAGGGAAGCAAGTTTCCGGAATCAGGCGCACCGTTTCAACCGATGAAGCTTTATTACAGCGTCTTCCCCCGGAAACTCCTTAAAACGGCGGTGAGATTGCTGCCACTCTTCGGACAGGATCCGAAACGCTTCGGACGCAATAATGACATCGACCTGACCGCACTGGCAGGTGAAAACCTGCCCGTAAACGCGATCGTGAGCCTCGATAAGTGCGACCTCGAAGCCCGGGACAAGGCTTCAGCCTGCCACCGAAGCCAACTCGAGGGAGGTCCGCCCCGGCGCGGCCTTTTAAAAATCCTCGACCGGATCACCGGCAGACGCGATACCTTCACCCGCGCCCATCCTCCCACGATCGATAAGCGAGAAAAGGATTTGTTCGAAAGGGTCTAA
- a CDS encoding response regulator transcription factor: protein MFNTISNTEPNPVGELVLSDNNVCGGQIKVFLIDDQPIVRTGLKTLLQEEPDLICVGEADGNWGALQLIEEAKPDVVVVESELNSVDSLEIAKAIMKNTLNTEVIILTNRGDEFGLVHAMQYEIAGFITRKSSKSLIANAIRSIACGGGVWDKQLLRKAIRLLQLPNSVLTNPETGEKLSNAEVINQQLTSKELSTLNLIVEGRTNKDIALKLGVSESSVKGYVTKIMQKLNVSNRTQIALKVTQLNES, encoded by the coding sequence ATGTTTAACACCATCTCCAATACCGAACCTAACCCTGTCGGGGAGTTGGTTCTTTCTGACAATAATGTTTGTGGCGGCCAGATCAAGGTTTTCCTGATCGATGATCAACCTATCGTGCGAACCGGTTTGAAAACCCTGCTTCAGGAGGAGCCGGATTTGATTTGCGTCGGAGAAGCCGACGGGAACTGGGGAGCTCTCCAACTGATAGAAGAAGCCAAGCCGGATGTGGTGGTTGTGGAAAGTGAGCTCAACAGCGTGGATAGCCTGGAGATCGCCAAGGCTATCATGAAAAACACTCTGAATACGGAAGTCATTATTCTGACTAACCGCGGCGATGAATTCGGTTTAGTGCACGCCATGCAGTATGAGATAGCGGGATTCATCACACGAAAGAGTTCAAAATCGCTCATCGCCAACGCTATTCGCTCTATCGCCTGCGGGGGTGGTGTATGGGATAAACAATTACTCAGAAAAGCCATCAGACTGCTCCAACTTCCTAACAGCGTGCTCACCAATCCTGAGACCGGGGAAAAGCTTTCCAACGCGGAAGTTATAAACCAGCAATTAACGTCCAAAGAGTTAAGTACACTTAATTTGATCGTAGAAGGACGCACCAACAAGGATATTGCGCTCAAACTGGGTGTTTCCGAGTCATCGGTCAAGGGTTATGTTACCAAGATAATGCAGAAGCTGAACGTATCCAACCGCACCCAGATAGCCCTCAAAGTGACACAACTCAACGAAAGCTAA
- a CDS encoding reductive dehalogenase produces the protein MSGFHSTVSRREFMKALGLTGAGLGAAAALAPAIHDVDELMSAPTSLKNYPWYVKEREHLDTTTETDWDLLKRWDNRFNAQSTYAKSHYPSNAGTADRAASGTARRNERYAQNLPGYDHKWRALNAAKSDSSEAPSYGFAGFTDHEEAGSSNEDLGLPKWNGSPEENSRLLMAAMRFFGASIVGFDEFDTKYQTKLARLCTSSGNNAVYPALPDPARAQWYEFANTPDGRAYETKDAGGTHMISPATGTYFISWATSQTPELRGTNGILANGNNPTISKWHENIKVRLARFLNALGGFQVYGLTGDQSFVVSSELGIVLTGGGEVSRQQLYSNDIDLGPNHNSANMMTNFPLAPTNPIDAGMWKFCLSCGICADQCPSNSISTAKEPTWEIPPIEGLPNVTKVPGAKMLWTDMIGCRNYTSQFDGCAPKLVRPNDYGGGRSCFSVCPFGGDRMAMGHNVIRTAMATTTLLNGFMASMADVFGTGQTALRPDEWWDMGLPAFGFPTHIQATKGQWKM, from the coding sequence ATGTCTGGTTTTCATTCAACAGTAAGCAGAAGAGAATTCATGAAGGCCCTCGGCCTGACCGGCGCCGGACTCGGCGCTGCCGCGGCCCTGGCGCCGGCCATTCACGATGTTGACGAGCTGATGTCGGCGCCGACCTCGCTCAAGAATTATCCCTGGTACGTCAAAGAGCGCGAACATCTGGATACCACCACCGAGACCGACTGGGACCTGTTGAAGCGCTGGGACAACCGCTTCAACGCCCAGAGCACCTATGCCAAATCGCATTATCCGTCCAACGCCGGCACTGCTGACCGCGCTGCCAGCGGCACCGCCAGACGGAACGAGCGCTACGCACAGAATCTGCCCGGCTATGATCATAAATGGCGCGCCCTGAACGCTGCCAAGAGCGACAGTAGCGAAGCTCCCTCCTACGGTTTCGCCGGTTTCACCGATCATGAAGAGGCCGGTTCTTCCAACGAGGACCTCGGCCTGCCTAAATGGAACGGTTCCCCGGAAGAAAATTCCCGTCTGTTGATGGCCGCCATGAGGTTCTTCGGCGCCTCCATAGTCGGTTTCGATGAGTTCGACACCAAATATCAGACCAAGCTCGCCCGCCTCTGTACCAGCTCCGGCAACAACGCCGTCTATCCTGCCCTGCCGGATCCGGCCAGGGCTCAGTGGTACGAGTTTGCTAATACACCGGACGGCCGGGCTTACGAAACGAAGGACGCCGGTGGCACCCACATGATCAGCCCCGCCACCGGGACCTACTTCATCTCCTGGGCTACCTCCCAGACCCCGGAACTGCGCGGCACCAACGGCATCCTGGCCAATGGCAATAACCCCACTATCAGCAAATGGCATGAGAACATCAAGGTCCGCCTGGCCAGGTTCCTGAACGCCCTGGGTGGCTTTCAGGTATACGGCTTGACCGGCGACCAGAGCTTCGTCGTCAGCTCAGAGCTCGGCATCGTGCTGACCGGCGGTGGCGAGGTCTCCCGCCAGCAGCTGTACTCCAACGACATCGACCTGGGCCCCAACCACAACTCCGCCAACATGATGACCAACTTCCCACTGGCCCCGACCAATCCCATCGACGCCGGCATGTGGAAGTTCTGCCTGTCTTGCGGCATCTGCGCCGATCAGTGCCCTTCCAATTCTATCTCGACCGCCAAAGAACCCACCTGGGAAATCCCGCCCATCGAAGGACTGCCCAACGTGACTAAAGTTCCGGGCGCCAAGATGTTGTGGACCGATATGATCGGCTGCCGCAACTACACCTCCCAATTCGACGGCTGCGCCCCGAAACTGGTCCGCCCCAATGACTACGGCGGCGGCCGGTCTTGCTTCTCCGTCTGCCCCTTCGGCGGCGACCGCATGGCGATGGGACACAACGTGATCCGGACAGCAATGGCCACCACAACGCTACTCAATGGTTTCATGGCCAGCATGGCGGACGTCTTCGGTACCGGCCAGACCGCCCTGCGCCCGGATGAGTGGTGGGATATGGGTCTGCCGGCTTTCGGCTTCCCGACCCACATCCAGGCAACCAAGGGTCAGTGGAAGATGTAA
- a CDS encoding LPXTG cell wall anchor domain-containing protein, with protein sequence MWFIAALIVGTGLTALAFWLRGKGFKFAWYEALIAVIGVALLLFGIQNYFGFTSEFESDAATTALLLMGIPALILLAVSGLLISRRNKTA encoded by the coding sequence ATGTGGTTTATCGCTGCTCTTATCGTCGGTACCGGCCTTACCGCTCTCGCCTTCTGGCTGCGTGGCAAGGGTTTCAAGTTCGCCTGGTATGAGGCCCTCATCGCCGTTATCGGCGTGGCCCTGCTCCTCTTCGGCATCCAGAACTACTTCGGATTCACGTCCGAGTTCGAGTCCGATGCCGCCACCACGGCCCTCCTGCTCATGGGCATCCCGGCTCTTATCCTCCTGGCTGTATCCGGCCTGCTGATCAGCCGCAGGAACAAGACTGCCTAG
- a CDS encoding reductive dehalogenase, with the protein MTKFHSTVSRREFMTALGLTGAGLGAPAAVAPAVHDLDELMASPTSTNSLPWYVKERELMNPTTEVDWDVLKRADNRYNVQGQPTRSFYPSFAGTADRSAKGSARRDKRYADDEPGYDLKWRALQNGRSAGGSHPAWTHAGLEETELKKAPTPAEMGKPNWTGTPEEASRLVMAAIRYYGMALVGFAELNNTYRNKLVMEYTSTGNGSTNWDDPKLQNPEAWERYVYEDVPKAYREKTSAGGYKCAIPTKPLSMILFGCPQTPEARKTNAIIANTNATIPDNFHGIIESRLSKFLRSLGDYQMFGNSGHQSMPVTAGVATCLTGVGEQARQNNYALSFEVGPNYNPLTLLTDLVLAPTKPIDAGMWRFCHGCAICAHQCPSNSISTDKEPTWEIPLTEGKKTLYKNPGPKLFWSNIVGCRNYTSEFDGCAPKDVLGDAGGGRSCFGVCPFGEDRAAMAHELIRTTAAHTGIFNSFFASMADVFGTGQAALRPDEWWDMQLPAHGSPTHIRATKGQWKM; encoded by the coding sequence ATGACCAAGTTTCATTCAACAGTTAGCCGCAGAGAATTCATGACCGCCCTCGGCCTGACCGGCGCCGGCCTCGGCGCCCCCGCCGCGGTCGCCCCCGCCGTCCATGACCTCGATGAGCTCATGGCATCACCAACTTCCACCAACTCGCTGCCTTGGTATGTCAAGGAACGCGAACTCATGAACCCCACCACCGAAGTGGATTGGGATGTCCTGAAACGCGCCGACAACCGCTACAACGTCCAGGGTCAACCCACCCGCTCCTTCTATCCCTCTTTCGCCGGAACCGCCGACAGGTCGGCGAAAGGCAGCGCCCGAAGAGACAAGCGCTATGCTGATGACGAACCTGGTTACGACCTCAAATGGCGGGCTCTGCAGAATGGCAGAAGCGCCGGCGGCTCACACCCTGCTTGGACCCATGCCGGTCTCGAAGAAACCGAACTGAAAAAAGCGCCGACCCCGGCCGAAATGGGCAAACCCAACTGGACCGGCACCCCGGAAGAGGCCTCCCGCCTGGTGATGGCCGCTATCCGCTATTACGGCATGGCCTTGGTCGGCTTCGCCGAGTTGAACAACACCTATCGCAACAAACTGGTCATGGAATACACCAGCACCGGTAACGGCAGCACCAACTGGGACGATCCCAAGCTGCAGAATCCTGAAGCCTGGGAACGCTACGTTTACGAAGATGTGCCCAAAGCCTACCGCGAAAAGACTTCCGCCGGCGGCTACAAGTGCGCCATCCCCACCAAACCCCTCTCCATGATCTTGTTCGGTTGCCCGCAGACACCCGAAGCCCGCAAGACCAATGCAATTATCGCCAATACCAACGCCACCATCCCAGATAACTTCCACGGCATCATCGAATCCCGCCTGTCTAAGTTCCTCCGCTCGCTGGGTGATTACCAGATGTTCGGTAACTCCGGTCATCAGAGTATGCCGGTAACCGCCGGCGTTGCCACCTGCCTGACTGGCGTCGGCGAACAAGCCCGCCAGAACAACTACGCCCTGAGCTTCGAGGTCGGCCCCAACTATAACCCGCTGACCCTGCTCACTGACCTGGTGCTGGCTCCCACCAAACCCATCGATGCCGGCATGTGGCGCTTCTGCCACGGCTGCGCCATCTGTGCCCACCAGTGCCCTTCCAACTCCATCTCCACCGACAAAGAACCCACCTGGGAGATCCCGCTGACTGAAGGCAAGAAGACCCTTTACAAGAATCCCGGCCCGAAACTGTTCTGGAGCAATATCGTCGGCTGTCGAAACTACACTTCCGAGTTCGACGGCTGCGCCCCCAAGGATGTCCTGGGCGATGCCGGCGGTGGCCGGTCCTGCTTCGGGGTCTGCCCATTCGGTGAGGACAGAGCGGCCATGGCTCACGAACTCATCCGCACCACCGCCGCTCACACCGGTATCTTCAACAGCTTCTTCGCCAGCATGGCTGACGTCTTTGGTACCGGCCAGGCTGCCCTGCGCCCGGATGAGTGGTGGGATATGCAACTCCCAGCCCACGGTTCACCCACCCACATCCGCGCCACCAAGGGTCAATGGAAGATGTAA
- a CDS encoding dehalogenase → MWFIAALIIGTGLTALAFWLRGKGFKFAWYEALLAVIGVALLLFGIQNYFGFTSEFESSAATTALLLMGIPALILLAVSGLLVSRRNKTA, encoded by the coding sequence ATGTGGTTTATCGCTGCTCTTATCATCGGTACCGGTCTTACCGCTCTCGCCTTCTGGCTGCGTGGCAAGGGTTTCAAGTTCGCCTGGTATGAGGCGCTCCTCGCCGTTATCGGCGTGGCCCTTCTCCTCTTCGGCATCCAGAACTACTTCGGCTTCACCTCCGAATTCGAGTCTTCCGCCGCCACCACGGCCCTCCTGCTCATGGGCATCCCGGCTCTTATCCTCCTGGCTGTATCCGGCCTCCTGGTCAGCCGCAGGAACAAGACCGCCTAG